The following are encoded together in the Bradyrhizobium algeriense genome:
- the yghU gene encoding glutathione-dependent disulfide-bond oxidoreductase: protein MTDAPVTDPTAYEPPKVWTWNKESGGRFASINRPIAGPTHEAELPVGRHPFQLYSLATPNGVKVTVLFEELLAAGHSGAEYDAWLIKIDGNQFGSGFVAVNPNSKIPALMDRSGPTPIRVFESGAILMHLAEKFGAFLPSGGAARAECLSWLFWQMGSAPFLGGGFGHFYAYAPTKIEYAIDRYAMEVKRQLDVLDRRLADNEYLAGHEYTIADMATWPWYGALAKGLVYGAGEFLSVHEYKNVQRWTDAIAKRPAVKRGRMVNRISGDPASQLHERHEASDFDTKTQDKIGEPAKA from the coding sequence ATGACCGACGCCCCCGTCACCGATCCCACAGCTTACGAGCCGCCAAAAGTCTGGACCTGGAACAAGGAGAGCGGTGGCCGCTTTGCCAGCATCAATCGCCCGATCGCAGGCCCCACGCATGAGGCCGAACTGCCGGTCGGCCGCCATCCGTTCCAGCTCTATTCGCTGGCAACGCCGAACGGCGTCAAGGTCACCGTCCTGTTCGAGGAGCTGTTGGCGGCCGGCCACAGCGGCGCGGAATACGACGCCTGGCTGATCAAGATCGACGGCAACCAGTTCGGCAGCGGCTTTGTCGCTGTCAATCCGAACTCGAAAATCCCGGCGCTGATGGACCGCAGCGGACCGACACCGATCCGGGTGTTCGAGTCCGGCGCGATCCTGATGCATCTGGCTGAAAAGTTCGGCGCGTTCCTGCCGAGCGGTGGCGCGGCGCGGGCGGAATGCCTGTCGTGGCTGTTCTGGCAGATGGGCAGCGCGCCGTTTCTCGGCGGCGGTTTTGGCCATTTCTACGCCTACGCGCCGACCAAGATCGAATACGCCATCGATCGCTACGCCATGGAGGTGAAGCGCCAGCTCGACGTGCTCGACCGGCGTCTGGCCGACAACGAATATCTCGCAGGCCACGAATACACGATCGCCGACATGGCGACCTGGCCGTGGTACGGCGCGCTGGCAAAGGGCCTGGTCTACGGCGCCGGCGAATTCCTGTCGGTGCACGAATACAAGAACGTGCAGCGCTGGACCGACGCGATCGCAAAACGCCCGGCGGTGAAGCGCGGCCGCATGGTCAACCGCATCTCGGGCGATCCGGCGAGCCAGTTGCACGAGCGGCATGAGGCCAGCGATTTCGATACCAAGACGCAGGACAAGATCGGCGAGCCGGCGAAAGCGTGA